One Actinomadura viridis genomic region harbors:
- a CDS encoding ABC transporter permease, producing MTAPPTPPTATAAGATAAGSPQPQARLRRFEMAAVRGIWRHELALFKRYWGSQSFASVVEPTFFLLAFGYGFGSMVAFIGDYRYLDFVATGVVGVAALFTSVFPGMFNGYIRRVFQHTYDAMLAAPVDVHELVTGEALWIAAKSSVYACAPLVVALFFGLDPSPGMLLVPLVVFCTALGFGLFGTWMSSVVPSINSFDYVITGVVTPLFLIAGTFFPIDSLPGWAQNAALVNPLYHTVELVRHAVFGPRPLADLGHLAALLVFAGLMWLLAVRGMRRRLID from the coding sequence ATGACGGCCCCGCCCACACCGCCTACCGCCACAGCGGCGGGTGCGACCGCGGCCGGGTCGCCGCAGCCCCAGGCGCGGCTGCGGCGGTTCGAGATGGCCGCCGTGCGCGGGATCTGGCGGCACGAGCTGGCCCTGTTCAAGCGCTACTGGGGGTCGCAGTCGTTCGCCTCGGTGGTGGAGCCGACCTTCTTCCTGCTGGCGTTCGGGTACGGGTTCGGCTCGATGGTGGCGTTCATCGGCGACTACCGCTACCTGGACTTCGTGGCGACGGGCGTCGTCGGGGTGGCGGCGCTGTTCACCTCGGTGTTCCCCGGGATGTTCAACGGCTACATCCGGCGCGTGTTCCAGCACACCTACGACGCGATGCTGGCCGCCCCGGTGGACGTGCACGAGCTGGTCACCGGCGAGGCGCTGTGGATCGCGGCCAAGTCGTCGGTCTACGCCTGCGCGCCGCTGGTGGTGGCGCTGTTCTTCGGGCTCGATCCCTCGCCCGGGATGCTGCTGGTGCCGCTGGTGGTGTTCTGCACGGCGCTGGGCTTCGGGCTGTTCGGGACGTGGATGTCGTCGGTGGTGCCGTCGATCAACTCGTTCGACTACGTGATCACGGGCGTGGTGACGCCGCTGTTCCTGATCGCCGGGACGTTCTTCCCGATCGACTCGCTGCCCGGCTGGGCCCAGAACGCCGCGCTGGTCAACCCGCTGTACCACACCGTCGAGCTCGTCCGGCACGCGGTGTTCGGCCCGCGGCCCCTGGCCGACCTGGGGCATCTCGCGGCGCTGCTGGTGTTCGCCGGGCTGATGTGGCTGCTGGCGGTACGGGGCATGCGCCGCCGGCTGATCGACTGA
- a CDS encoding class II fumarate hydratase, whose translation MTERAAEPEFRVERDSMGEVRVPATARWRAQTQRAVENFPISGRPLEPAHIAALGHVKAAAATVNAELGVLDAELAEAVREAALEVAAGRWDDQFPIDVFQTGSGTSSNMNANEVIATLAEERLGRPVHPNDHVNASQSSNDVFPSSIHIAATGAVVGALIPALRHLEAALEAKAAEFATVVKAGRTHLMDATPVTLGQEFGGYAAQVRYGVERLEAVLPRLAELPLGGTAVGTGINTPEGFAARVIAEIARATGLPLTEARDHFEAQGARDGLVETSGALRTIAVGLTKIVNDLRWMGSGPRAGLAEIRLPDLQPGSSIMPGKVNPVIPEAVAQVAAQVIGNDAAIAFGGASGSFELNVMLPMLARNVLESITLLANASRLLADRCVAGIEADAGRLREYAESSPSIVTPLNRHIGYEEAARVAKQALAERKTIREVVLERGHVDKGRLTLEQLDAALDVLSMTRPGSSGSSAG comes from the coding sequence ATGACCGAGCGGGCGGCGGAACCGGAGTTCAGGGTCGAGCGCGACTCCATGGGCGAGGTGCGGGTCCCGGCCACGGCCAGGTGGCGCGCGCAGACGCAGCGGGCCGTGGAGAACTTCCCGATCTCGGGGCGGCCCCTGGAGCCCGCGCACATCGCCGCGCTGGGCCACGTCAAGGCCGCCGCCGCGACGGTCAACGCCGAGCTGGGCGTGCTGGACGCGGAACTGGCGGAGGCGGTCCGGGAGGCGGCGCTGGAGGTCGCCGCGGGCCGCTGGGACGACCAGTTCCCCATCGACGTCTTCCAGACCGGCTCCGGCACGTCCTCGAACATGAACGCCAACGAGGTGATCGCCACGCTGGCCGAGGAGCGGCTGGGCCGGCCGGTGCATCCCAACGACCACGTCAACGCCTCCCAGTCGTCCAACGACGTGTTCCCGTCCTCGATCCACATCGCGGCCACCGGAGCGGTCGTGGGCGCGCTGATCCCGGCGCTGCGGCACCTGGAGGCCGCGCTGGAGGCGAAGGCGGCCGAGTTCGCCACGGTGGTCAAGGCGGGCCGGACGCACCTGATGGACGCCACGCCGGTGACGCTGGGCCAGGAGTTCGGCGGGTACGCCGCCCAGGTCCGCTACGGCGTCGAGCGGCTGGAGGCCGTGCTCCCCCGCCTCGCCGAGCTGCCCCTGGGCGGCACCGCGGTCGGCACCGGCATCAACACCCCCGAGGGCTTCGCGGCCCGGGTCATCGCCGAGATCGCCCGCGCGACCGGGCTGCCGCTGACCGAGGCCCGCGACCACTTCGAGGCGCAGGGCGCCAGGGACGGGCTGGTGGAGACCAGCGGGGCCCTGCGGACGATCGCGGTCGGGCTGACCAAGATCGTCAACGATCTGCGCTGGATGGGCTCGGGCCCGCGGGCGGGGCTGGCCGAGATCCGGCTGCCCGACCTGCAGCCCGGTTCCTCGATCATGCCGGGCAAGGTGAACCCGGTGATCCCCGAGGCGGTGGCCCAGGTGGCCGCCCAGGTGATCGGGAACGACGCCGCGATCGCGTTCGGCGGGGCCTCGGGCAGCTTCGAGCTCAACGTGATGCTGCCGATGCTGGCCCGCAACGTGCTGGAGTCGATCACGCTGCTCGCCAACGCGTCCCGGCTGCTGGCCGACCGGTGCGTGGCGGGCATCGAGGCCGACGCCGGGCGGCTGCGCGAGTACGCCGAGTCCTCGCCCTCGATCGTGACCCCGCTCAACCGCCACATCGGCTACGAGGAGGCCGCCAGGGTCGCCAAGCAGGCGCTGGCCGAGCGCAAGACGATCCGCGAGGTGGTCCTGGAACGCGGCCACGTCGACAAGGGCAGGCTCACGCTCGAACAGCTCGACGCGGCCCTGGACGTGCTGTCCATGACCCGCCCGGGCTCCTCGGGCTCGTCAGCCGGTTAG
- a CDS encoding ABC transporter ATP-binding protein — protein MTVQRQATGTGRPEGAETGGRPAVALRGVVKRFGGFTAVDGLDLEVRPGTCLGLLGPNGAGKSTTMKLLTAQALPDGGSIEVLGFAVPRESKRARAAMGVVPQQDNLDEELTARENLEVFAHLYRVPRARRRAAVDDALELAHLTARQRTKVDDLSGGMRRRLLIARGLVHRPALVLLDEPTVGLDPQVRAELWGLIDGLRAGGTTVLMSTHYIEEAERLADECALMSHGRVVARGTPAELIAEHAGELVVEHYGPPGRLAEVERLAHAAGLPTRRTGPSVSVLKAETLPPSLEEELGPDGVRRAANLEDVFVVLTGESVE, from the coding sequence ATGACGGTTCAGCGGCAGGCGACCGGCACCGGGCGGCCCGAAGGCGCGGAGACCGGCGGCCGTCCCGCCGTCGCCCTGCGCGGGGTGGTCAAGCGCTTCGGCGGCTTCACCGCCGTCGACGGGCTCGACCTGGAGGTGCGCCCGGGGACGTGCCTGGGGCTGCTGGGCCCCAACGGTGCGGGCAAGTCCACCACGATGAAGCTGCTCACCGCGCAGGCGCTGCCCGACGGCGGCTCCATCGAGGTGCTCGGGTTCGCGGTCCCCCGCGAGTCCAAGCGCGCGCGGGCCGCGATGGGCGTCGTACCGCAGCAGGACAACCTCGACGAGGAGCTGACCGCCCGGGAGAACCTGGAGGTGTTCGCGCACCTGTACCGCGTTCCCCGGGCCCGCCGCCGGGCCGCGGTGGACGACGCGCTGGAGCTGGCCCACCTGACGGCGCGGCAGCGGACCAAGGTCGACGACCTGTCCGGCGGCATGCGCCGCCGGCTGCTGATCGCGCGCGGGCTGGTGCACCGGCCGGCGCTGGTGCTGCTGGACGAGCCGACCGTGGGCCTGGACCCGCAGGTGCGGGCCGAGCTGTGGGGGCTGATCGACGGGCTGCGGGCGGGCGGCACCACGGTGCTGATGTCGACGCACTACATCGAGGAGGCCGAGCGGCTGGCCGACGAGTGCGCGCTGATGTCGCACGGCCGGGTGGTGGCGCGCGGGACCCCGGCCGAGCTGATCGCCGAGCACGCCGGGGAGCTGGTGGTCGAGCACTACGGCCCGCCCGGCCGCCTGGCCGAGGTGGAACGGCTGGCGCACGCGGCGGGGTTGCCGACGCGGCGTACGGGCCCCTCGGTGTCGGTGCTGAAGGCCGAGACCCTCCCGCCGTCGCTGGAGGAGGAGCTGGGGCCGGACGGCGTGCGCCGCGCGGCCAACCTGGAGGACGTCTTCGTCGTGCTCACCGGGGAGAGTGTGGAATGA
- a CDS encoding PLP-dependent aminotransferase family protein — translation MTDLHLPLDRSAGRLAAQIAAGFRGAIRSGRLTAGTRLPSSRDLARDLEVSRGVVVTAYEQLIAEGFLVARRGDGTRVARLARPDAPASPSPSPSPSSSSPSAEAPPGSPALPGEPPGELLDAGAHDLWPGTPDLGAFPRERWVAAVRASLRDLPNDALTYPDHGGAPALRAELAGYLGRVRAAHTSPDQVVVMNGVAHGMSAVVRALAAAGHRTLAVEDPTSVRQLPMLEATGIRLVRVPVDRHGIAVGALARTEARAVLVTPAHQYPTGVVLSPERRAELIAWARERDALVIEDDYDAEFRYDRDPVGCLQGVAPERVVLLGSVSKALAPALRLGWAAAPADLAARLRTHRAHTDLGAPVLEQHALAHFIGSGWYDRHLRTMRRQYRARRDALVAALREHVPGAVVRGVSAGIHVYVELPKGCDEDKVVAAAARAGVVVAGARPMWSPERARHAPPALVLGYARMGEDRLTEAARLLGRVITQCACG, via the coding sequence GTGACCGACCTTCATCTGCCTCTCGACCGCTCCGCCGGACGGCTGGCCGCCCAGATCGCCGCCGGGTTCCGCGGCGCGATCCGCTCCGGCCGGCTCACCGCCGGGACCCGGCTCCCCTCCAGCCGCGATCTGGCCCGCGACCTGGAGGTCTCCCGCGGGGTGGTGGTCACCGCGTACGAGCAGCTCATCGCCGAGGGCTTCCTGGTCGCGCGGCGGGGGGACGGCACCCGCGTCGCGCGGCTGGCCCGCCCGGACGCGCCGGCGTCCCCGTCCCCGTCGCCGTCCCCGTCGTCGTCCTCGCCTTCGGCGGAGGCGCCGCCCGGCTCGCCCGCCCTCCCGGGGGAGCCGCCCGGCGAGCTGCTGGACGCCGGTGCCCATGACCTGTGGCCGGGCACGCCCGACCTGGGGGCGTTCCCGCGCGAGCGCTGGGTGGCGGCCGTCCGCGCGTCGCTGCGCGACCTGCCCAACGATGCGCTGACCTACCCCGACCACGGGGGCGCCCCGGCGCTGCGCGCCGAGCTGGCGGGCTACCTCGGCCGGGTCCGCGCCGCGCACACGTCCCCCGACCAGGTCGTGGTCATGAACGGTGTGGCGCACGGGATGTCGGCCGTGGTCCGCGCGCTGGCGGCGGCCGGTCACCGCACGCTGGCGGTGGAGGACCCGACCAGCGTCCGGCAGCTGCCGATGCTGGAGGCCACCGGCATCCGGCTGGTCCGCGTCCCGGTCGACCGGCACGGCATCGCCGTGGGCGCGCTCGCCCGTACCGAGGCCCGCGCCGTCCTGGTGACGCCCGCGCACCAGTACCCGACCGGCGTGGTGCTCTCGCCCGAGCGCAGGGCCGAGCTGATCGCGTGGGCGCGCGAGCGGGACGCGCTGGTGATCGAGGACGACTACGACGCCGAGTTCCGCTACGACCGCGACCCCGTCGGCTGCCTCCAGGGCGTCGCCCCCGAACGGGTCGTCCTGCTCGGGTCGGTCAGCAAGGCGCTCGCCCCGGCGCTGCGCCTGGGCTGGGCGGCGGCCCCCGCGGACCTGGCCGCGCGGCTGCGCACCCACCGGGCGCACACGGACCTGGGCGCGCCCGTCCTGGAGCAGCACGCCCTGGCCCACTTCATCGGCAGCGGCTGGTACGACCGGCACCTGCGCACCATGCGCCGGCAGTACCGGGCCCGGCGGGACGCCCTCGTCGCCGCGCTGCGCGAACACGTCCCCGGCGCGGTGGTACGCGGCGTCTCGGCGGGCATCCACGTCTACGTGGAACTGCCGAAGGGATGCGACGAGGACAAGGTGGTGGCCGCCGCCGCCCGTGCCGGGGTCGTGGTCGCGGGGGCCAGGCCCATGTGGTCCCCGGAACGGGCCCGCCACGCCCCGCCCGCGCTGGTCCTCGGGTACGCGCGGATGGGGGAGGACCGCCTCACCGAGGCCGCCCGACTCTTGGGAAGGGTGATTACCCAATGTGCATGCGGGTAG
- a CDS encoding PhoH family protein has protein sequence MPTGTTPVPDRRTYVLDTSVLLADPGAMTRFAEHEVVLPIVVISELEAKRHHPEIGYFARQALRTLDDLRLEHGRLDEALPLGDQGGTLRVELNHSDPSVLPDGFRQGDNDTRILSVAGWLAREGRDVVLVSKDLPMRVKASAVGLAAEEYRAELAVVESGWTGMRELEVPGGRLEELYDAGTADLEEARELPCHTGLRLLSERGSALGRVQPDKSVRLVRGDREVFGLRGRSAEQRIALDLLMDEDVGIVSLGGRAGTGKSALALCAGLEAVLERRRHRKVVVFRPLYAVGGQELGYLPGSENDKMSPWAQAVYDTLSAVTTPEVIDEVLDRGMLEVLPLTHIRGRSLHDAFVIVDEAQSLERGVLLTVLSRIGAGSRVVLTHDVAQRDNLRVGRHDGVAAVVEKLKGHPLFAHVTLTRSERSPIAALVTDMLGDIGA, from the coding sequence ATCCCCACCGGGACGACCCCCGTCCCGGACCGGCGCACGTACGTCCTCGACACCAGCGTCCTGCTCGCCGACCCGGGGGCGATGACCCGGTTCGCCGAGCACGAGGTCGTGCTTCCCATCGTCGTCATCTCCGAGCTCGAGGCCAAGCGCCACCACCCGGAGATCGGGTACTTCGCCCGCCAGGCCCTGCGCACGCTGGACGACCTCCGGCTGGAGCACGGCCGCCTGGACGAGGCGCTGCCGCTGGGCGACCAGGGCGGCACCCTGCGGGTCGAGCTGAACCACTCCGATCCGAGCGTGCTGCCCGACGGTTTCCGGCAGGGCGACAACGACACCCGGATCCTGTCGGTGGCCGGCTGGCTGGCCCGGGAGGGCCGCGACGTGGTCCTGGTCTCCAAGGACCTGCCGATGCGGGTCAAGGCGTCGGCGGTCGGGCTGGCGGCCGAGGAGTACCGGGCCGAGCTGGCGGTGGTGGAGTCCGGCTGGACGGGGATGAGGGAGCTGGAGGTCCCCGGCGGGCGGCTGGAGGAGCTGTACGACGCCGGCACCGCCGACCTGGAGGAGGCGCGGGAGCTGCCCTGCCACACCGGGCTGCGGCTGCTGTCGGAGCGCGGCTCGGCGCTGGGCCGGGTGCAGCCGGACAAGTCGGTCCGGCTGGTGCGCGGCGACCGCGAGGTCTTCGGGCTGCGCGGACGCTCGGCCGAGCAGCGGATCGCCCTCGACCTGCTGATGGACGAGGACGTCGGGATCGTCTCGCTGGGCGGCCGGGCGGGCACCGGCAAGTCCGCGCTGGCGCTGTGCGCGGGCCTGGAGGCCGTGCTGGAGCGGCGCCGCCATCGCAAGGTGGTGGTCTTCCGGCCGCTGTACGCGGTGGGCGGCCAGGAGCTGGGCTACCTCCCCGGCTCGGAGAACGACAAGATGTCGCCCTGGGCGCAGGCGGTGTACGACACCCTGTCCGCGGTGACGACCCCGGAGGTCATCGACGAGGTTTTGGACCGTGGCATGCTGGAGGTCCTGCCCCTCACCCACATCCGGGGCCGGTCGCTGCACGACGCGTTCGTGATCGTGGACGAGGCGCAGTCCCTGGAACGGGGCGTGCTGCTCACCGTGCTGTCCCGGATCGGCGCGGGCTCGCGGGTCGTGCTCACCCATGACGTGGCCCAGCGCGACAACCTCCGGGTCGGGCGGCACGACGGCGTCGCCGCGGTGGTGGAGAAGCTCAAGGGGCACCCGCTGTTCGCGCACGTCACCCTGACCCGTTCCGAGCGCTCGCCGATCGCCGCCCTGGTGACCGACATGCTCGGCGACATCGGCGCCTGA
- a CDS encoding isoprenyl transferase — protein MGVRRDGGDRGARRGAAGGGPGGGAPAGAGPDSGARERLTSAIRHSGPYGAIRDAVYRMYERRVESSLRTDIIPRHVGVILDGNRRWARSMGISDVNTGHQRGADKISELLHWSTEAGVEVVTLWLLSTDNLTRPARELDPLLAIIENTVRKLAADGWHVKPVGALDLLPDKTARVLKDAAEATSGAPGLIVNVAVGYGGRREIADAVRSLLIEQAGRGTSIEELAEILEVEHIAEHLYTRGQPDPDLVIRTSGEQRLSGFMLWQSAHSEFYFCEVHWPDFRKVDFLRALRSYAARHRRFGS, from the coding sequence ATGGGGGTTCGGCGAGATGGCGGTGACCGGGGCGCACGGAGGGGCGCGGCCGGCGGCGGCCCCGGCGGTGGCGCGCCCGCGGGTGCCGGGCCCGACTCGGGAGCCAGGGAGCGGCTGACCTCCGCGATCCGGCACAGCGGCCCGTACGGCGCCATCCGGGACGCCGTCTACCGCATGTACGAGCGGCGGGTCGAGTCCTCGCTGAGGACCGACATCATCCCGCGGCACGTCGGGGTCATCCTGGACGGCAACCGGCGCTGGGCCCGCTCGATGGGCATCAGCGACGTCAACACCGGCCACCAGCGGGGCGCCGACAAGATCTCCGAGCTGCTGCACTGGAGCACCGAGGCCGGTGTCGAGGTGGTCACGCTGTGGCTGCTGTCCACCGACAACCTCACCCGGCCCGCCCGCGAGCTGGACCCGCTGCTGGCGATCATCGAGAACACGGTGCGGAAGCTGGCCGCCGACGGATGGCACGTCAAGCCGGTGGGCGCGCTGGACCTTCTGCCCGACAAGACCGCCCGTGTCCTGAAAGACGCCGCCGAGGCCACATCCGGCGCTCCCGGCCTGATTGTGAACGTCGCGGTTGGGTATGGAGGTAGGCGTGAGATCGCTGATGCGGTGCGCTCTCTGCTCATCGAGCAGGCGGGCAGAGGCACCAGCATCGAGGAACTCGCCGAGATCCTCGAAGTCGAGCACATCGCGGAGCATCTCTACACGCGCGGCCAGCCGGACCCCGACCTGGTCATCCGCACCTCGGGGGAACAACGTCTCTCCGGCTTCATGCTCTGGCAGAGCGCCCACTCGGAGTTCTACTTCTGCGAGGTCCACTGGCCGGACTTCCGGAAGGTCGACTTCCTGCGGGCGCTGCGCTCGTACGCCGCGCGGCACCGGCGCTTCGGTTCCTGA
- a CDS encoding serine/threonine-protein kinase — protein sequence MSQSGRLVLATRYRLVSELGQGANGRVWRGHDDLLDRAVAIKELRPQEHLSEEDRVVFYRRTLREARAPAQLRTPSIVEVYDVVIEQGRPWIVMELIEAPNLEQIIQRSGPLPPERVGHIGRRLLEALAAAHKAGIVHRDLKPSNVLLDGDRVVLTDFGLAFSPGAASLTRPGHFMGSPAYVAPEVAAGETATPRSDLWSLGATLYAALEGRPPFERENVMATLSALANEPAPVPQNAGPLAPVVTGLLEKNPTRRLSHARAVDRLERALSGPRAGRRATTPRLRVMAVIALAGATAASCGIGATALIVGMMKESPGPSPTAPAAGGPRGAGQGAGAAPPPGAGSATLVVRARTGPCRIFVSVPGRTINVVSDETLAPGDARQYDQPRLDAVVYDAAACEVWVNGERRPAGEPGQRRSYTVRAPGG from the coding sequence ATGTCTCAGTCAGGGCGCCTCGTGCTCGCGACGCGCTACCGGCTGGTCTCGGAACTCGGCCAGGGCGCCAACGGCAGGGTCTGGAGAGGCCATGACGACCTCCTCGACCGCGCCGTAGCGATCAAGGAGCTGCGCCCGCAGGAGCACCTGTCCGAGGAGGACCGGGTCGTCTTCTACCGCCGTACGCTCCGCGAGGCGCGCGCGCCGGCCCAGCTCCGCACGCCCTCGATCGTCGAGGTCTACGACGTGGTGATCGAGCAGGGCCGGCCGTGGATCGTGATGGAGCTGATCGAGGCGCCCAACCTGGAGCAGATCATCCAGCGGTCCGGCCCGCTGCCGCCCGAGCGGGTCGGGCACATCGGCCGCCGGCTGCTGGAGGCCCTGGCCGCCGCCCACAAGGCCGGGATCGTGCACCGCGACCTCAAGCCCAGCAACGTCCTGCTGGACGGCGACCGGGTGGTGCTGACCGACTTCGGGCTCGCCTTCTCCCCGGGAGCGGCCAGCCTGACCCGGCCGGGCCACTTCATGGGCTCGCCCGCCTACGTCGCACCCGAGGTCGCCGCCGGGGAGACGGCCACGCCCCGTTCGGACCTGTGGTCGCTGGGGGCGACCCTGTACGCCGCGCTGGAGGGCCGGCCGCCCTTCGAGCGCGAGAACGTGATGGCGACGCTCAGCGCGCTGGCCAACGAGCCCGCCCCCGTCCCCCAGAACGCCGGTCCGCTCGCCCCGGTGGTGACCGGGCTGCTGGAGAAGAACCCCACCCGCCGGCTCAGCCACGCCCGCGCGGTGGACCGCCTGGAGCGGGCGCTGAGCGGCCCGCGCGCCGGCCGCCGGGCGACCACCCCGCGGCTGCGGGTGATGGCCGTGATCGCGCTCGCCGGCGCCACCGCCGCCTCGTGCGGGATCGGCGCCACCGCGCTGATCGTCGGGATGATGAAGGAGAGCCCCGGCCCCTCCCCCACCGCCCCGGCGGCGGGCGGCCCGCGCGGGGCGGGCCAGGGCGCCGGCGCGGCCCCGCCTCCGGGGGCCGGCTCGGCCACGCTGGTGGTGCGGGCGAGGACCGGCCCCTGCAGGATCTTCGTCTCGGTGCCCGGCCGGACCATCAACGTGGTCAGCGACGAGACCCTCGCGCCGGGCGACGCCCGGCAGTACGACCAGCCCCGCCTGGACGCCGTCGTCTACGACGCCGCCGCCTGCGAGGTCTGGGTGAACGGCGAGCGCAGGCCGGCCGGCGAACCCGGGCAGCGCCGCTCCTACACCGTGCGCGCCCCGGGAGGCTGA
- a CDS encoding fumarate hydratase has product MPEFSYTDLLPLGPDETEYRLLTSEGVSTFDAGGRTFLQVEPEALRLLTETAMRDIAHLLRPAHLAQLRRILDDPESSPNDRFVALDLLKNAGIASGGVLPMCQDTGTAIIMGKRGQHVLTDGRDEEHLSRGVYDAYTRLNLRYSQMAPLTMWDEKNTGSNLPAQIELYAAPGDAYKFLFMAKGGGSANKSFLYQETKAVLNPKRMLAFLEEKIRSLGTAACPPYHLAIVVGGTSAEYALKTAKYASAHYLDTVPAEGSPLGHGFRDVELEQRVFELTQGLGIGAQFGGKYFCHDVRVIRLPRHGASCPVAIAVSCSADRQAVAKITAEGVFLERLETDPARYLPDTTDDHLDGDVVRIDLNRPMEEIRAELTRYPVKTRLSLTGPLVVARDIAHAKIKERLDAGEPMPSYLRDHAVYYAGPAKTPEGYASGSFGPTTAGRMDSYVEQFQAAGGSLVMLAKGNRSQQVTDACKAHGGFYLGSIGGPAARLAQDCIKKVEVLEYPELGMEAVWKIEVEDFPAFVVVDDKGNDFFAETTGPLLTIGKR; this is encoded by the coding sequence ATGCCTGAGTTCTCCTACACCGACCTGCTCCCGCTCGGCCCCGACGAGACCGAGTACCGGCTGCTCACCTCCGAGGGCGTGTCCACGTTCGACGCGGGCGGCCGGACCTTCCTGCAGGTCGAGCCGGAGGCGCTGCGGCTGCTCACCGAGACCGCGATGCGCGACATCGCGCACCTGCTGCGCCCGGCGCACCTCGCCCAGCTCCGCCGGATCCTGGACGACCCCGAGTCCTCCCCCAACGACCGGTTCGTCGCCCTGGACCTGCTGAAGAACGCGGGGATCGCCTCCGGCGGCGTGCTGCCGATGTGCCAGGACACCGGCACCGCGATCATCATGGGCAAGCGCGGCCAGCACGTCCTCACCGACGGGCGCGACGAGGAGCACCTCTCCCGGGGCGTGTACGACGCGTACACCAGGCTCAACCTGCGCTACTCGCAGATGGCGCCGCTGACGATGTGGGACGAGAAGAACACCGGCAGCAACCTGCCCGCGCAGATCGAGCTGTACGCGGCCCCCGGCGACGCCTACAAGTTCCTGTTCATGGCCAAGGGCGGCGGCAGCGCCAACAAGTCGTTCCTCTACCAGGAGACCAAGGCGGTCCTGAACCCCAAGCGGATGCTGGCCTTCCTCGAAGAGAAGATCCGCTCGCTGGGCACCGCGGCCTGCCCGCCGTACCACCTGGCGATCGTGGTGGGCGGCACCTCGGCCGAGTACGCGCTGAAGACCGCCAAGTACGCCTCCGCGCACTACCTGGACACCGTTCCGGCGGAGGGCTCGCCCCTGGGGCACGGGTTCCGGGACGTGGAGCTGGAGCAGCGGGTCTTCGAGCTCACCCAGGGGCTCGGCATCGGCGCGCAGTTCGGCGGCAAGTACTTCTGCCACGACGTGCGGGTGATCCGGCTGCCCCGGCACGGCGCGTCCTGCCCGGTGGCCATCGCCGTGTCGTGCAGCGCGGACCGGCAGGCGGTCGCCAAGATCACCGCGGAGGGCGTGTTCCTGGAGCGGCTGGAGACCGACCCGGCCCGCTACCTGCCCGACACCACCGACGACCACCTGGACGGCGACGTGGTCCGGATCGACCTGAACCGCCCGATGGAGGAGATCCGCGCCGAGCTCACCCGTTACCCGGTCAAGACCCGGCTGTCGCTGACCGGGCCGCTGGTGGTGGCCCGCGACATCGCGCACGCCAAGATCAAGGAGCGGCTGGACGCGGGCGAGCCGATGCCGTCGTACCTGCGCGACCACGCCGTCTACTACGCGGGCCCGGCCAAGACCCCCGAGGGGTACGCGTCCGGTTCGTTCGGCCCGACCACGGCCGGCCGGATGGACTCCTACGTCGAGCAGTTCCAGGCGGCCGGGGGCTCCCTGGTCATGCTGGCCAAGGGCAACCGGTCGCAGCAGGTCACCGACGCCTGCAAGGCGCACGGCGGGTTCTACCTCGGCTCCATCGGCGGTCCCGCCGCGCGGCTCGCCCAGGACTGCATCAAGAAGGTGGAGGTCCTGGAGTACCCGGAGCTGGGCATGGAGGCCGTCTGGAAGATCGAGGTGGAGGACTTCCCGGCGTTCGTCGTCGTCGACGACAAGGGGAACGACTTCTTCGCGGAAACGACCGGGCCGCTACTGACCATCGGCAAGCGCTGA
- a CDS encoding lytic transglycosylase domain-containing protein has product MYGDRPGSPRRDDRQNSAPHDPLGPAYAAPQPDDVKVAGSPYGAAPLGHADAPGAFGGGGDTATMGAVQAEPQGTAVALAEPPPYPGPAGPMGAGPADEIGNGIGDEPPRHHGRRSGGRRGGVKIAAMAAGAAVVVGGGAIAAVVLTGGDDGKATVSSAPLADAATVAPPVDPKVLEEQRRKEALNRASRAARKGTGKSPALMPKGSPIPTKTPKPSESGAPSAGNPVPAGVAQAYAKSIMDNPSTQFGCLVNLWNKESNWNYKASNPSSGAYGIPQALPGSKMASEGDDWRTNYKTQIRWGLGYIENRYGSPCEAWAHSKRVGWY; this is encoded by the coding sequence TTGTACGGAGACCGCCCCGGGTCCCCTAGGCGAGACGATCGACAGAACTCGGCCCCCCACGACCCCCTGGGCCCCGCCTACGCGGCCCCGCAGCCGGACGACGTCAAGGTCGCCGGTTCCCCCTACGGCGCGGCGCCCCTGGGCCACGCGGACGCGCCCGGCGCGTTCGGCGGCGGCGGCGACACCGCCACCATGGGCGCTGTCCAGGCCGAGCCGCAGGGCACGGCCGTCGCCCTGGCCGAGCCCCCGCCGTACCCCGGCCCGGCCGGTCCGATGGGAGCGGGCCCCGCCGACGAGATCGGCAACGGGATCGGCGATGAGCCTCCCCGCCACCACGGGCGCCGGTCCGGCGGCCGGCGCGGCGGCGTCAAGATCGCCGCCATGGCCGCGGGCGCGGCCGTCGTGGTCGGCGGCGGCGCGATCGCCGCCGTGGTGCTGACCGGCGGCGACGACGGCAAGGCCACCGTGTCCTCCGCCCCGCTGGCCGACGCCGCCACGGTGGCTCCCCCGGTCGACCCCAAGGTCCTGGAGGAGCAGCGCCGCAAGGAGGCGCTGAACCGGGCGTCGCGGGCCGCGCGCAAGGGGACGGGCAAGAGCCCCGCCCTCATGCCCAAGGGCAGCCCGATCCCCACCAAGACCCCCAAGCCGTCCGAGTCGGGCGCCCCGTCGGCGGGCAACCCGGTCCCGGCGGGCGTGGCCCAGGCGTACGCGAAGTCCATCATGGACAACCCCAGCACGCAGTTCGGCTGCCTGGTGAACCTGTGGAACAAGGAAAGCAACTGGAACTACAAGGCATCCAACCCCTCCAGCGGCGCCTACGGCATCCCGCAGGCCCTTCCCGGTTCCAAGATGGCCAGCGAGGGCGACGACTGGCGCACCAACTACAAGACCCAGATCCGCTGGGGTCTCGGCTACATCGAGAACCGGTACGGCAGCCCCTGTGAGGCGTGGGCCCACTCCAAGCGGGTCGGCTGGTACTAA